From one Anopheles cruzii chromosome 3, idAnoCruzAS_RS32_06, whole genome shotgun sequence genomic stretch:
- the LOC128272020 gene encoding angiopoietin-related protein 1-like yields MVPLAGIVFLCIAASVRCSDTNSNATNFAGFTFEVLMAKVDHIQHLFLEHQLQLSEHPADTNNSLNTMREAILDLQSYMPFRSCKEVPQNVSGVYSIRLDFESSPFKVYCEQTKFGGGWLVIQYEIDRSLDFNRNWTEYRDGFGDIEQEFWIGLERMYQLTSRRPYELMIEVETRSGKHAYGRYAAFEVGSETEQYKLKTIGAYNGTVVDILTRQRDMKFSTYDRDNDKMAGHNCAEIHRGGWWFNSCYIKGLNERLNMNINQTLYVLTSSRMMIRPIK; encoded by the coding sequence ATGGTACCGTTAGCAGGAATAGTATTTTTGTGCATCGCAGCCAGTGTGAGGTGTAGTGATACGAACTCCAATGCTACGAACTTCGCTGGGTTTACATTCGAGGTACTGATGGCAAAGGTAGACCACATTCAGCACTTGTTCTTGGAACATCAGCTTCAACTTAGCGAGCACCCAGCTGACACCAACAACAGTTTGAATACAATGCGTGAAGCAATACTCGATCTGCAGTCCTACATGCCGTTCCGATCGTGTAAAGAAGTTCCACAGAATGTTTCCGGAGTATATTCTATTCGGTTGGACTTTGAAAGTAGCCCTTTCAAAGTGTACTGCGAGCAGACTAAGTTTGGTGGAGGCTGGTTGGTGATACAGTACGAAATCGATAGATCGCTGGACTTCAATCGCAATTGGACCGAGTATCGGGATGGTTTTGGTGACATAGAGCAAGAGTTCTGGATTGGACTGGAACGAATGTATCAGCTGACATCGAGGCGACCCTACGAACTGATGATTGAGGTTGAAACCCGCAGCGGCAAGCATGCATATGGACGCTACGCAGCATTCGAGGTCGGCAGTGAAACTGAACAATATAAACTGAAAACCATTGGAGCGTACAACGGAACTGTTGTGGATATCCTAACACGCCAGAGAGATATGAAATTCTCAACGTACGATCGTGATAATGACAAAATGGCCGGACATAATTGCGCTGAAATTCATCGAGGTGGTTGGTGGTTCAATAGCTGTTACATCAAGGGATTGAACGAGAGATTGAACATGAACATAAACCAAACATTATACGTATTGACCTCTTCAAGAATGATGATAAGACCCATAAAATAA